The following coding sequences lie in one Thalassoglobus polymorphus genomic window:
- a CDS encoding ammonium transporter: MIGAKMRMEENGSFRFLKMFMVAMLLGAVFHSSVSAQTETEAEVIEDEAVIAEAVVEEEVAEEEVADTLALLREDANILWTCLAAFLVFFMQAGFTLVETGFTRSKNACNIIMKNLMDFSVGSLAFWAVGFGLMFGVSSGYVGTSFFFFDGTKESGYFSSEGFAWSFLIFQTVFAATAATIVSGAVAERTKYIGYLAYSIAITVIVYPIFGSWCWNGLVGADDSAGWLEAMGFLDFAGSTVVHSIGGWAALAGAIVIGPRKGKFNKEGQVTPIPGHNIPLAALGVFILWLGWFGFNPGSTTALGGSMAYIAVTTNLAAAGGAIAAMFVSWILFKKPDVSFALNGALAGLVSITAGCDIMSPLMATLTGTIGGVLVVFSVLFFDKLKIDDPVGAVSVHGVCGAWGTLAIGLFSSAAGGSQLGIQALGVAAAFLWAFPVSFAIFTVIKMTVGLRASEEEEHIGLDISEHGMVAYSGIQ, from the coding sequence ATGATCGGCGCAAAAATGCGTATGGAGGAGAACGGTTCGTTCCGTTTTCTAAAAATGTTTATGGTGGCAATGTTGCTAGGAGCAGTATTTCACTCCAGTGTCTCTGCTCAGACCGAGACGGAAGCGGAGGTTATTGAAGATGAAGCAGTGATCGCAGAAGCGGTCGTCGAAGAAGAAGTTGCTGAAGAGGAAGTCGCTGATACCCTGGCGTTGCTTCGTGAAGACGCAAACATCCTTTGGACTTGTCTGGCAGCATTCCTGGTCTTCTTTATGCAGGCGGGTTTTACGCTTGTTGAAACAGGATTCACTCGGTCCAAGAATGCCTGCAACATCATCATGAAGAATCTCATGGACTTCTCCGTGGGGTCACTCGCCTTCTGGGCGGTCGGCTTCGGCTTAATGTTCGGTGTTTCAAGTGGGTATGTCGGAACGAGTTTCTTCTTCTTTGATGGGACAAAAGAATCTGGCTACTTCTCTTCAGAGGGATTCGCCTGGTCGTTCCTGATCTTCCAAACAGTCTTTGCTGCGACTGCAGCAACGATCGTGAGTGGTGCGGTTGCAGAGAGAACAAAGTACATCGGTTACCTGGCATATTCCATTGCAATTACAGTCATCGTTTATCCCATCTTCGGGAGCTGGTGCTGGAACGGCCTGGTTGGTGCTGATGACAGCGCAGGCTGGTTAGAGGCAATGGGTTTTCTTGATTTCGCTGGCTCGACAGTCGTTCACTCAATCGGTGGCTGGGCTGCTCTTGCAGGTGCAATTGTGATTGGCCCTCGTAAAGGCAAGTTCAACAAAGAAGGACAAGTCACACCGATCCCAGGACACAACATCCCGCTTGCAGCTCTGGGTGTCTTCATTCTGTGGTTAGGATGGTTTGGCTTTAACCCGGGAAGTACAACTGCTCTTGGCGGAAGCATGGCATACATTGCAGTCACGACCAACCTGGCAGCTGCCGGTGGTGCGATCGCAGCGATGTTTGTCTCATGGATTTTATTCAAGAAGCCAGACGTTTCCTTCGCATTGAATGGAGCACTCGCTGGCCTTGTTTCCATCACAGCTGGTTGCGACATCATGTCACCCTTGATGGCGACCCTGACTGGAACAATTGGCGGAGTACTCGTTGTCTTCTCGGTACTCTTCTTCGACAAGCTGAAGATTGACGATCCCGTCGGAGCCGTCTCTGTTCACGGTGTTTGTGGAGCATGGGGTACTCTGGCAATTGGACTCTTCTCCAGTGCAGCCGGTGGAAGCCAATTAGGAATTCAGGCACTCGGTGTTGCCGCTGCATTCTTGTGGGCATTCCCTGTCAGTTTCGCAATCTTCACAGTCATTAAGATGACCGTCGGACTCAGAGCCTCCGAGGAAGAAGAGCACATTGGACTGGATATCTCAGAGCACGGCATGGTCGCCTATTCCGGCATTCAGTAG
- a CDS encoding AraC family transcriptional regulator → MLHTNRGSLNEMLESLRVCWRKAQFIDINENWCVSPELTPCLVCLNSSHAHFEIEESDSTDRNLGNYVIVFNSQAKFKIAGIQDQEVPALIVQFELKHFSELNSKFSLPSIIPATEVYAKELRTEVVDTSSLVDESQMSEAITNLLLKLVIVDSIRTEIVLRLTGSDIVRVQYDSDIEQAIKLMQNALSFPWTVESLAEHIHVSRSYFAKKFRDQTGVGPIQYLLNIRMQTANELLRKDRFQIYEIAKLTGYSSASAFTNAYRRWSGMTPKVYQDQNAIDR, encoded by the coding sequence ATGCTCCATACGAATCGTGGCTCGCTGAATGAAATGCTGGAGAGCTTACGGGTCTGTTGGCGCAAGGCACAGTTCATTGACATCAACGAAAACTGGTGTGTAAGTCCAGAGCTTACTCCCTGCCTCGTTTGTTTAAACAGTTCGCACGCTCATTTCGAGATTGAGGAGTCTGACTCGACAGATCGGAATCTTGGCAACTATGTCATCGTCTTCAATTCGCAAGCGAAGTTTAAGATTGCCGGAATTCAAGATCAGGAAGTGCCAGCACTGATTGTTCAATTTGAACTGAAACACTTCTCCGAGTTGAACTCAAAGTTTTCGCTCCCCTCAATAATTCCTGCGACAGAAGTGTATGCGAAAGAGCTGCGTACAGAAGTTGTTGATACTTCCAGCTTGGTCGATGAATCTCAGATGTCTGAAGCGATCACAAACTTGCTGTTGAAGCTGGTCATCGTCGATTCGATTCGAACTGAAATCGTGTTGAGATTAACCGGCTCAGATATCGTGAGAGTGCAATACGATTCTGATATCGAGCAAGCAATAAAGTTGATGCAAAACGCACTTTCTTTTCCATGGACTGTTGAGTCGCTTGCTGAACACATTCATGTCTCTCGATCTTATTTTGCTAAAAAATTCAGAGATCAGACAGGAGTTGGTCCAATTCAGTATCTGCTGAATATTCGCATGCAGACAGCCAACGAGTTACTGAGAAAGGATCGCTTTCAAATTTATGAAATAGCAAAGCTAACTGGCTATTCATCTGCTTCCGCTTTCACAAATGCGTATCGAAGATGGTCCGGGATGACCCCCAAAGTCTATCAGGATCAGAATGCTATTGATCGTTGA
- a CDS encoding right-handed parallel beta-helix repeat-containing protein, with amino-acid sequence MPHFPPPFQFPGNKIMCVSAIQRRARISQYNFLIHCGLILLSFHSIGKCEDNIGLDGQVGHIAFPTFGREESITHLELMPFSTGDYHALFGDMRAFVTNDANFGVNLGAGARFIEPAGLAMFGISGWYDGDQSTGELFHQLGLNLEARTEFGGLTANVYWPIGNSAQELSKTISNQRFEGNEILFDLKNLYGDSMSGTDILASVYIPGKFAEDHNLEFSAGGYFFQGDNAEDITGWKMALNGLVTESVAGELSFTNDDTFGANTSLGIAWRFGAEATPGRSLKKQLRRYVDRNYNVIVSTRSEMETGVTAINPATGLAYEVQHVSNTSIASDGSVNDPWQSISDAQAAGGDIIFVHSGTSLTESVTLSDGQILIGEGASYSIATEGYGTISLPRATVGTDLPTIINSPGDTFTMASGSTLAGFNISSANGNAIVADGIDDFHISDIIIDGTTGDGIYVNGSTAGEISRVSILNAGGNGLHIVDIDDILNLEDIEVENVADNGVLVHGGLGEINFKGDLIIKNAGVAGFAVEDLMTIVNIVDDIEEETKGMVSVEQLDISDSDGAVGLFVNNSDGSVIVEEFNAEILNGTALLIEDSSTVHVNDGVISSTNAPVIDASNSDLEIYLTSLSADGGDRGIRISNSTGDLFVYGEGDFGTGGTIQNVEVGFELDGFESAGLQAIDFTDNENVGIVNDVETLALWYLKITGTTEQILNATNVEALEISGSEITENDLSSEKAIELKIEEEGAYVARFMQNIVSDTPGTIFTVSNESAAPGSLSYNFSSNNIALSESQAVATVVDWHGSLQATIAGNLITGEDSSQIGFEVIANESTDLAQVTFTQNQLALDGANSTGISYYSDAPSVLSVTSNIIELGGQNGTGIQATLAKEASALISFNQIFDDAGGATAILFPSVADGSQLTIESNQIDLSQFNAFVDRGIVLSAISGDDPNVLINSTQTNTILGASTAFFLPASGWTGQLLVTE; translated from the coding sequence ATGCCTCACTTCCCCCCCCCGTTTCAATTTCCAGGAAACAAAATTATGTGCGTCTCTGCAATTCAGCGTCGAGCACGTATCTCCCAATACAATTTTCTTATTCACTGCGGACTCATCCTGTTGAGTTTTCATTCAATAGGAAAATGTGAAGATAACATTGGGCTCGACGGACAGGTTGGTCACATCGCGTTTCCAACATTTGGCCGAGAAGAAAGTATCACGCATCTTGAATTGATGCCATTTTCGACCGGAGATTACCACGCTCTCTTTGGAGACATGCGGGCATTTGTTACGAATGATGCGAACTTCGGAGTCAACCTTGGAGCTGGAGCCCGATTCATCGAACCAGCTGGCCTGGCAATGTTCGGGATCAGCGGTTGGTATGATGGCGATCAATCCACAGGTGAACTCTTTCATCAACTTGGATTGAATCTTGAAGCACGCACTGAATTCGGAGGACTCACCGCGAATGTGTATTGGCCGATTGGAAACAGTGCTCAAGAGCTGAGTAAAACGATCTCCAATCAGAGATTTGAAGGCAACGAAATCTTGTTCGACTTAAAGAACCTCTACGGTGATTCTATGAGTGGAACAGACATACTGGCTTCAGTTTACATTCCTGGAAAGTTTGCAGAAGACCACAACCTTGAGTTCAGCGCTGGCGGATACTTTTTTCAAGGGGACAATGCAGAAGACATCACAGGATGGAAAATGGCACTGAACGGTCTGGTTACGGAGAGTGTCGCCGGAGAATTGTCTTTCACCAACGATGACACTTTCGGAGCGAACACTTCTCTTGGAATCGCTTGGAGATTTGGAGCAGAAGCGACACCTGGCCGCTCTTTGAAAAAACAACTGAGGCGTTATGTCGATCGAAATTACAACGTCATCGTCAGCACGCGGTCTGAAATGGAAACTGGAGTGACAGCGATCAACCCAGCAACCGGTCTGGCATATGAAGTCCAGCATGTTTCGAATACGTCCATCGCTTCTGACGGGTCAGTCAACGACCCATGGCAATCTATTTCGGACGCGCAAGCTGCAGGTGGAGACATCATCTTCGTTCATAGTGGTACTTCACTCACCGAAAGTGTGACACTCTCCGACGGGCAAATACTGATCGGCGAAGGGGCGAGCTACTCCATCGCAACCGAGGGATATGGCACTATCAGCCTTCCACGTGCAACTGTGGGAACTGATCTCCCGACGATCATCAATTCCCCAGGCGACACATTCACGATGGCAAGCGGTTCAACACTTGCAGGTTTCAATATCTCATCAGCAAATGGAAATGCCATTGTGGCTGATGGTATCGACGACTTCCATATCAGCGATATTATTATTGACGGAACAACGGGTGACGGGATCTACGTCAATGGTTCAACTGCTGGTGAGATCAGTAGAGTCTCAATCCTGAATGCTGGAGGAAACGGCCTTCATATTGTCGACATCGATGACATTCTAAATCTTGAAGATATTGAAGTTGAAAACGTTGCAGACAATGGAGTCCTCGTTCATGGTGGCCTTGGTGAGATCAACTTCAAAGGTGATCTCATCATCAAAAATGCGGGTGTTGCAGGCTTTGCCGTAGAAGACCTGATGACCATCGTGAATATCGTTGATGATATAGAAGAAGAGACCAAAGGAATGGTGTCGGTTGAGCAGTTGGACATCAGCGATTCAGATGGCGCAGTTGGCTTGTTCGTAAACAATAGTGACGGCTCCGTCATCGTTGAAGAATTCAACGCTGAGATATTAAATGGAACGGCACTTCTGATTGAAGATTCTTCGACTGTCCATGTGAACGATGGCGTAATCTCGTCGACAAATGCTCCCGTCATTGATGCCTCCAACAGTGATCTCGAAATCTATCTGACTTCGCTCTCGGCAGATGGTGGAGATCGGGGTATCCGGATCAGCAATTCAACAGGAGATCTGTTTGTCTATGGAGAAGGCGACTTCGGGACTGGTGGAACGATTCAGAATGTTGAAGTTGGATTTGAGCTAGACGGTTTCGAAAGTGCAGGCTTACAGGCAATCGACTTTACTGATAACGAAAATGTGGGAATCGTAAACGACGTTGAAACTCTTGCTCTCTGGTATCTGAAGATCACAGGGACCACCGAGCAGATCCTGAATGCAACAAATGTTGAAGCACTTGAGATCTCAGGCTCAGAGATTACTGAGAATGACCTCAGTTCAGAAAAAGCAATTGAATTAAAAATTGAAGAAGAAGGTGCTTACGTTGCAAGGTTCATGCAGAACATTGTCAGCGATACACCAGGAACCATATTTACTGTGAGTAACGAATCCGCAGCCCCAGGATCGCTTAGTTACAATTTCTCCTCGAACAATATCGCACTAAGCGAGTCACAAGCAGTTGCGACCGTTGTTGACTGGCACGGATCGTTGCAGGCAACGATTGCAGGCAACCTGATTACCGGAGAGGATTCCTCGCAAATCGGTTTTGAAGTCATCGCCAATGAGTCAACAGACCTTGCACAAGTGACTTTCACACAGAACCAGCTTGCACTGGATGGAGCAAATTCAACAGGAATCAGTTACTACTCAGATGCACCATCTGTTCTGAGTGTGACCTCCAACATAATTGAATTGGGGGGACAGAATGGAACCGGCATTCAAGCAACATTGGCTAAAGAGGCGAGCGCATTAATTTCGTTCAACCAAATTTTCGATGACGCTGGAGGAGCCACTGCAATTCTCTTTCCCTCTGTTGCCGATGGATCTCAGCTAACGATCGAATCCAATCAAATCGATCTCTCTCAATTCAACGCATTCGTTGATCGTGGAATTGTCCTCTCGGCAATTTCCGGCGACGATCCAAATGTTCTGATCAACTCAACACAGACCAATACAATCCTTGGAGCTTCTACAGCATTCTTCCTTCCGGCAAGTGGCTGGACGGGACAACTGCTTGTTACTGAATAA
- a CDS encoding REP-associated tyrosine transposase — protein MRVHDSNNDKTYFRKQRRRYDQDRTPRSLTFSCYRRYQFLAKDRSRQWFVEALEAGRQRFPVDLWAWVLMPDHVHLLVSPREPGKIIGKFQGFVKERFARQAVCWLEENAPEWIPRISVVEGKRSRRRIWQPGGGYDRNVEQVKTLLSIIDYIHENPVRKQLAETAVDWEWSSARWYAGEEDVPLHMDRTLPMVEE, from the coding sequence ATGAGAGTTCACGACTCAAATAACGACAAGACGTACTTTCGCAAGCAGCGCCGGCGATACGATCAGGATCGGACTCCACGATCTCTCACGTTTTCATGTTATCGGCGTTATCAATTCCTCGCGAAAGATCGTTCACGACAGTGGTTTGTCGAGGCTCTCGAAGCAGGGCGACAACGTTTTCCGGTTGACCTTTGGGCTTGGGTACTGATGCCTGATCACGTTCACTTACTGGTCTCTCCGCGTGAACCAGGAAAAATCATTGGCAAGTTCCAGGGGTTTGTGAAAGAACGATTCGCAAGACAGGCTGTTTGCTGGCTAGAAGAAAATGCACCAGAGTGGATCCCCAGGATCAGCGTGGTCGAAGGAAAGCGTTCACGTCGTCGTATCTGGCAACCTGGAGGCGGCTATGATCGAAATGTCGAGCAAGTCAAGACTCTGCTTTCGATCATTGACTACATCCATGAGAACCCGGTACGAAAACAGCTTGCTGAGACAGCAGTTGACTGGGAATGGTCGAGTGCACGCTGGTACGCAGGAGAAGAAGACGTCCCACTGCACATGGATAGAACATTACCAATGGTGGAAGAATGA
- a CDS encoding vitamin B12-dependent ribonucleotide reductase yields the protein MPQNTSQAQNDNSSSVGTQASGLRVDPYFCPVGVDPFDTVDWVPRTAQIKDESGGVLFEQADCMVPSSWSALATNVVVSKYFFGEPDTPERETSVRQVIYRVARTITDWGIQDGYFASHEDGENFYRELAWLCTHQHGSFNSPVWFNVGLFHQYGVKGSQGNYRFDTQARVVARPETPYEYPQASACFIQSVDDSMDGIMRLATSEAMLFKFGSGTGTDLSTIRSSREKLSGGGTPSGPLSFMRVYDQIAAVVKSGGKTRRAAKMQSIKDWHPDVMDFIQCKTKEEKKAHTLIASGEYDSNFNGEAYSSIMFQNANLSVRLSDEFMDAVENDDDWTTRWVTDPTQEGPTYKAREILHEMAKGTWQCGDPGVQFDTTINKWHTCKNTGPINASNPCSEYMFLDDTACNLSSINLKKMMRPDGSFDVERFRRACSIFITAQEILVDHASYPTPAIAENSHMFRPLGLGFANLGSMLMSMGIPYDSDAGRGIAGALTALLNGEGYRTSAEIAGNIGPFAGYRENEQPMLDVMQMHRDAVEDITPACPSYLRDAARQTWNECLQLGRRHGYRNAQATVLAPTGTIAFMMDCDTTGIEPDIALIKYKQLAGGGMMKIVNQTVPYSLQVLGYDEPEIKGILEYLEEHETIEGAPGLKDEHLPVYDCAFKPANGTRSIHWKGHVGMMAAAQPFLSGAISKTVNMPADSTVEDIELAYIEGWKSGLKALAIYRDGSKQSQPLATKKEGDRKAATDAGEAPKRRRLPDTRHSLTHKFNVGGHEGYITVGLFEDGKPGELFIVMAKEGSTIGGLMDVIGTETSLALQFGVPLEAMVNKFSHARFEPSGWTTNPDIPVAKSVVDYIFRWLGITFLEGYREANTPNRIEGSKDESGTGNPPKPSLQDEAEGEAQDAASNAVNRVLERTSSNGSSNGSNGHASNGNGHHANGSPILQLDASALNAERSTNRDEQFAHFQSDAPACDACGSITVRNGNCYLCHNCGQSMGCS from the coding sequence ATGCCACAAAACACTTCACAAGCTCAAAACGACAATTCCTCTTCGGTGGGCACCCAAGCATCTGGCTTGCGAGTAGACCCTTACTTCTGTCCGGTGGGAGTAGACCCTTTCGATACCGTGGATTGGGTCCCGCGAACTGCTCAAATTAAAGATGAAAGCGGCGGAGTTCTATTCGAACAAGCCGACTGCATGGTTCCTTCCTCATGGTCCGCACTTGCGACCAATGTTGTCGTCTCAAAATACTTCTTCGGTGAACCAGACACCCCCGAACGCGAAACCAGCGTTCGACAGGTCATCTACCGAGTTGCGCGCACCATCACCGACTGGGGTATACAGGATGGTTACTTTGCATCACATGAAGATGGAGAAAACTTTTACCGCGAACTCGCTTGGCTCTGCACACACCAACATGGCTCATTTAACAGCCCTGTATGGTTCAACGTAGGCCTATTTCACCAATATGGCGTAAAGGGGTCCCAAGGAAACTATCGGTTCGATACTCAAGCTAGAGTGGTTGCGCGGCCTGAGACGCCTTACGAGTACCCTCAAGCATCGGCCTGCTTCATTCAGTCTGTGGATGACTCGATGGACGGCATCATGCGGCTGGCGACATCGGAAGCGATGCTGTTTAAGTTCGGCTCCGGAACGGGAACCGACCTCTCAACAATCCGAAGCTCACGCGAAAAACTCTCCGGGGGCGGAACACCTTCCGGGCCGCTTTCCTTTATGCGGGTTTACGACCAAATCGCAGCTGTTGTGAAATCAGGCGGAAAAACACGTCGTGCGGCCAAAATGCAGTCCATCAAAGACTGGCACCCGGATGTCATGGACTTCATTCAGTGCAAAACGAAGGAAGAAAAGAAAGCACACACGCTGATCGCCAGTGGTGAGTACGACTCCAACTTCAACGGCGAAGCTTACTCGTCGATCATGTTCCAGAACGCGAATCTCTCAGTCCGCTTGAGTGACGAGTTCATGGATGCCGTCGAAAACGATGACGACTGGACCACTCGCTGGGTCACAGACCCAACGCAAGAAGGACCAACTTACAAAGCTCGTGAAATCCTCCACGAAATGGCGAAGGGAACCTGGCAGTGTGGCGACCCGGGAGTCCAGTTCGATACCACCATCAACAAATGGCACACGTGCAAAAACACCGGGCCGATCAACGCGTCGAACCCATGCTCCGAGTACATGTTCCTCGACGACACCGCCTGCAACCTCTCCAGCATCAATCTCAAAAAGATGATGCGACCAGACGGTAGCTTCGATGTCGAACGCTTCCGCCGAGCCTGTTCGATCTTCATCACAGCCCAAGAAATTCTCGTCGACCACGCTAGCTACCCAACGCCAGCAATCGCTGAGAACTCACACATGTTCCGTCCACTCGGACTCGGCTTTGCCAACCTGGGCAGTATGTTGATGTCGATGGGAATTCCCTACGACAGCGACGCCGGTCGCGGCATCGCTGGAGCACTGACTGCCCTGCTTAACGGAGAAGGTTACCGCACCTCCGCCGAGATCGCTGGGAACATCGGACCATTTGCTGGCTATCGTGAAAACGAACAGCCAATGCTCGACGTCATGCAAATGCACCGCGACGCAGTCGAAGATATCACTCCAGCCTGCCCGAGCTACCTCCGTGATGCCGCTCGTCAAACCTGGAACGAGTGCCTGCAACTCGGTCGTCGTCATGGTTACCGCAACGCTCAGGCGACTGTCCTTGCACCGACCGGAACGATCGCCTTCATGATGGATTGCGACACCACCGGCATCGAACCTGATATCGCTCTCATCAAGTACAAGCAACTCGCTGGCGGCGGCATGATGAAAATCGTCAACCAGACGGTTCCATACTCGCTGCAAGTTCTTGGTTATGATGAACCGGAAATCAAAGGCATCCTCGAATACCTCGAAGAACACGAAACCATCGAAGGTGCTCCCGGCCTCAAGGACGAACACCTTCCGGTTTACGACTGTGCCTTCAAGCCAGCGAACGGAACACGTTCAATTCACTGGAAAGGTCACGTCGGCATGATGGCCGCCGCACAGCCGTTCCTCTCCGGTGCAATTTCCAAAACCGTCAACATGCCAGCAGACTCGACTGTCGAAGACATCGAACTCGCCTACATCGAAGGTTGGAAGTCCGGCCTCAAAGCTCTGGCGATCTATCGTGATGGCTCGAAACAGTCGCAACCATTGGCGACGAAGAAAGAAGGCGACCGCAAAGCAGCAACCGATGCCGGTGAAGCTCCCAAACGTCGTCGACTTCCCGACACTCGGCATTCACTCACCCACAAGTTCAACGTTGGCGGACACGAAGGCTACATTACAGTCGGACTGTTCGAAGATGGAAAACCGGGCGAGCTGTTCATTGTGATGGCCAAAGAAGGTTCCACAATCGGCGGACTCATGGATGTCATCGGAACCGAGACCTCACTTGCATTGCAGTTCGGCGTCCCACTCGAAGCGATGGTCAACAAGTTCAGCCACGCACGCTTTGAACCTTCCGGATGGACGACAAATCCAGACATCCCGGTGGCGAAGAGCGTGGTCGATTACATCTTCCGCTGGCTCGGCATCACCTTCCTTGAAGGCTACCGCGAAGCGAACACGCCGAATCGTATCGAAGGATCGAAGGACGAGAGTGGTACGGGAAACCCGCCTAAGCCCTCGCTTCAAGATGAAGCAGAGGGCGAAGCCCAGGACGCAGCTTCAAACGCAGTCAACCGTGTCTTAGAAAGAACCAGCAGCAACGGTTCTTCCAACGGAAGCAACGGACACGCATCCAATGGAAACGGACACCATGCGAACGGGTCACCAATCCTCCAGTTGGACGCCTCGGCACTTAACGCTGAACGCTCAACAAACCGCGACGAACAGTTCGCCCACTTCCAAAGTGACGCCCCCGCCTGCGACGCATGCGGCTCAATCACTGTAAGAAACGGCAACTGCTACTTGTGCCACAACTGTGGCCAATCGATGGGATGTTCGTAA
- the hpnC gene encoding squalene synthase HpnC: MSTIIAELEKWGPGSNSKPLDQDSAKKYTWGLATSHYENFPVISWAVPKPLRQHFANVYAFCRWADDLGDEIASASDSLRLLEWWQAELENCYRGECVHPVFTALHTTIEQFSIPITPFANLISAFIQDQSVTTYETFSQLEDYCQRSANPVGRIVLHLANCNNTANEAYSDSICTGLQLANFWQDVRRDKLIGRVYLPSEDRQRFGYSEKDLMTEQANDAFRELMAFEVDRTRNYLIAGRPLVGAMPGRLKVDIDLMIRGGLLVLSGIEKVNFNVWKERPIVRKSQLFTAGLLSLFNLAMPRPVKPIT, encoded by the coding sequence GTGTCCACGATTATTGCTGAGCTGGAGAAATGGGGGCCGGGATCAAATTCGAAACCGCTCGACCAGGATTCTGCTAAGAAATATACGTGGGGTCTCGCCACGTCTCATTACGAGAACTTCCCCGTCATCTCTTGGGCCGTCCCTAAACCGCTCCGGCAGCATTTTGCAAACGTCTACGCCTTTTGTCGATGGGCGGACGACCTGGGTGACGAGATCGCTTCAGCGTCCGACTCACTCAGACTGCTCGAATGGTGGCAAGCCGAACTGGAAAACTGCTACAGGGGCGAATGCGTTCACCCTGTGTTCACTGCTTTGCACACTACAATCGAGCAGTTTTCGATTCCAATAACCCCTTTCGCAAACTTGATTTCAGCATTCATCCAGGATCAATCGGTCACGACTTATGAAACTTTTTCTCAGCTAGAAGATTACTGTCAGCGAAGTGCGAATCCGGTGGGCCGAATCGTTTTACATTTGGCCAATTGCAATAACACTGCAAACGAGGCTTATTCGGACTCCATTTGTACGGGTCTTCAACTCGCAAACTTCTGGCAAGATGTTCGCCGGGACAAACTCATCGGTCGCGTCTACCTGCCATCTGAAGATCGGCAACGGTTTGGGTATTCCGAGAAAGACCTGATGACCGAGCAAGCGAACGATGCGTTTCGCGAACTGATGGCCTTTGAAGTAGACCGAACACGAAACTACCTCATTGCAGGAAGGCCTTTGGTTGGCGCGATGCCCGGAAGGCTCAAAGTGGACATTGACTTAATGATCCGCGGTGGGCTGCTGGTCCTAAGCGGCATCGAAAAGGTCAACTTCAATGTTTGGAAAGAACGCCCAATTGTTCGCAAATCGCAACTCTTCACAGCCGGTCTCCTGAGCCTCTTCAATCTTGCCATGCCTCGACCGGTCAAACCGATCACATAA
- a CDS encoding 50S ribosomal protein bL37: MAKTQRKLKKANHGKRPASAQARRAKRKMIKT; this comes from the coding sequence ATGGCCAAAACACAACGAAAACTGAAAAAAGCAAACCACGGCAAACGTCCTGCAAGCGCTCAGGCTCGCCGCGCAAAGCGTAAGATGATCAAGACTTAG
- a CDS encoding DUF1559 domain-containing protein produces MQANFSARRRGFTLIELLVVIAIIAILVALLLPAVQQAREAARRTQCKNNMKQMGIALHNYHDTHGVFPAALFSSGRYNSTSYYTGNTTVKNTTGWQMLLPYIDQAPVYNQYDFDLRGVSANAYGLPEANISTKNTDLIETAVPMLECPSHPEAGPNGIPSTSSFYGRTGDMRRTSYLFATGVFTDYNAPWHVYKRDYRQGAFGNDGAASMRDLRDGSSNVVLVGEAWGGGNYKTSYHYGPWGLAGIHTSVHGRVVSAGVSSTSSCTSPDLDICYTTGSYPAKYKLNADYSQNGSNKQYAWGFGSGHTGGGHFLFGDGSTTFLSENMDYKTFVQLNYIHDGQVAVLE; encoded by the coding sequence ATGCAGGCGAATTTTTCTGCTCGTCGTCGAGGGTTCACGCTCATTGAGCTACTCGTGGTTATTGCAATTATTGCAATTCTCGTCGCTTTACTTTTACCTGCGGTGCAACAAGCCCGCGAAGCAGCACGCAGGACTCAGTGCAAAAACAACATGAAGCAAATGGGAATCGCACTGCACAACTACCATGACACACATGGCGTTTTCCCCGCAGCTCTCTTCTCATCCGGAAGATACAACAGCACAAGCTACTATACGGGAAACACGACCGTCAAAAATACTACGGGATGGCAAATGCTACTTCCGTACATCGATCAAGCTCCAGTTTACAATCAGTATGATTTTGACCTGCGAGGAGTCAGTGCAAATGCATATGGACTTCCAGAGGCAAATATCAGTACAAAAAATACGGACTTGATTGAGACAGCAGTCCCAATGCTAGAGTGTCCTTCTCACCCGGAAGCGGGACCAAATGGCATCCCTTCGACAAGCTCATTCTATGGCCGGACTGGAGATATGCGTCGTACCAGTTACCTGTTCGCGACTGGAGTTTTCACTGACTACAACGCCCCTTGGCATGTCTACAAACGTGATTATCGACAAGGCGCGTTTGGGAACGATGGTGCAGCCAGCATGCGAGACCTTCGCGATGGATCAAGTAACGTCGTCCTCGTTGGAGAAGCTTGGGGTGGTGGAAACTATAAGACATCCTACCACTATGGCCCTTGGGGACTTGCCGGAATCCACACAAGTGTCCATGGCCGTGTAGTCTCGGCGGGTGTGAGCTCAACATCGAGTTGCACAAGCCCCGACCTCGACATCTGTTACACAACCGGGAGCTATCCAGCCAAGTACAAACTCAACGCCGACTACAGCCAGAATGGCTCCAATAAACAGTACGCGTGGGGCTTTGGCTCAGGACACACCGGAGGAGGTCACTTCCTCTTCGGAGACGGTTCTACGACATTCCTGAGCGAAAACATGGATTACAAAACGTTCGTTCAATTGAACTATATCCACGATGGCCAAGTCGCCGTTTTAGAGTAA